The Bradysia coprophila strain Holo2 unplaced genomic scaffold, BU_Bcop_v1 contig_732, whole genome shotgun sequence genome has a window encoding:
- the LOC119084395 gene encoding spermine oxidase, with translation MSETATKTKTEKCKVLIIGAGMAGLSAASHLAKNGLTDFKILEARNRIGGRIISIEMGQQRVELGANWIHGVLGNPMFEIATAHGLINIINIPKPHKICCLTEEGKQIPFPILQDIYEAYVCFLRRCEEYFLCQFIPPPGIDSVGEHINLESEMYLDNETDPKEKHIKKLIFNCLLKRETCISGCHNMNEIDLLELGSYTELQGGNIVLPSGYSSILGPICQQIPKESIIKAQPVKTIHWKRKKTCSGLETVDEDNEGDSDDSDKTVTEVPVGGQDAMVKVVTTDGNVYHADHVICSIPLGVLKENGKLLFDPELPQYKLESIDRLLFGTVDKIFLEYDRPFLNADISEVMLLWDQESDDKVENIEKNWFKKIYSFSKLSETLLLAWVSGLEAEYMETLSHEAVADVCTGILRKFLKDPYVPKPKRCVCTSWHKQQYCRGSYTAMAVGASQEDIENIAQPLYSSPLQSKPSVLFAGEHTHTNFYSTVHGAYLSGRAAAQILLTPDSPQEIVMESDESDLSSWIQGISLD, from the exons ATGAGCGAAACGgcaacaaaaacgaaaacagaaaaatgtaagGTGCTCATTATTGGTGCCGGAATGGCag GACTATCTGCTGCCTCACATCTGGCTAAAAATGGTTTGACTGACTTTAAAATCCTTGAAGCCAGAAATCGAATAGGAGGACGAATAATATCAATAGAAATGGGACAGCAGAGG GTGGAACTGGGTGCTAATTGGATACATGGAGTTCTAGGAAATCCAATG TTTGAGATAGCAACAGCACATGGACTGATCAACATCATAAATATACCAAAGCCGCATAAGATCTGTTGCTTAACAGAAGAAGGCAAACAAATTCCCTTTCCCATACTACAAGACATTTACGAAG CCTACGTTTGTTTCCTGCGACGATGCGAAGAATATTTCCTCTGTCAGTTCATTCCGCCGCCCGGAATCGACAGTGTGGGCGAACACATAAACCTGGAATCGGAAATGTATTTGGATAACGAGACCGATCCCAAGGAGAAACAcatcaaaaaattgatattcaaCTGTCTGTTGAAGCGTGAGACTTGCATTTCGGGATGCCATAATATGAACGAAATCGATCTACTGGAATTGGGTAGTTACACAGAGCTGCAAGGCGGAAATATCGTTCTGCCGAGCGGTTACAGTTCGATATTAGGTCCGATATGTCAACAAATACCGAAGGAATCGATTATAAAAGCGCAGCCAGTCAAAACGATACATTGGAAGCGGAAAAAGACATGCAGTGGACTGGAAACGGTTGACGAAGACAACGAAGGTGATTCGGATGATTCCGATAAAACGGTTACCGAAGTACCGGTAGGCGGTCAGGATGCAATGGTGAAAGTGGTCACAACCGATGGTAACGTTTATCATGCGGATCATGTCATTTGTTCGATACCGCTGGGTGTGTTGAAGgagaatggaaaattgttgttcGATCCCGAATTGCCACAATACAAACTGGAGTCAATCGATCGGTTGCTGTTCGGAACGGTTGACAAGATATTTCTCGAATATGACCGACCGTTTCTGAATGCTGACATTAGCGAAGTGATGCTGCTGTGGGACCAAGAATCTGACGACAAGGTGGAGAACATCgagaaaaattggttcaagaaAATCTATTCGTTTTCAAAGTTGAGCGAAACGTTGCTGTTGGCTTGGGTATCGGGACTGGAGGCTGAATACATGGAAACGCTATCTCATGAGGCTGTTGCCGATGTGTGCACTGGGATACTGAGGAAATTCCTCAAAGACCCATACGTACCTAAACCGAAGCGGTGCGTTTG TACAAGTTGGCACAAACAGCAATACTGCCGCGGATCGTACACAGCTATGGCGGTTGGTGCGAGTCAAGAAGACATCGAAAACATTGCCCAGCCTCTGTACTCATCACCATTGCAATCGAAACCGTCAGTGCTCTTTGCCGGTGAACATACGCACACCAATTTCTATTCGACCGTTCATGGGGCCTATCTGAGTGGTCGTGCTGCTGCACAAATTCTACTAACGCCTGATTCGCCACAGGAAATTGTAATGGAATCGGACGAAAGTGATTTGAGTTCTTGGATTCAAGGGATATCGTTGGACTAg
- the LOC119084396 gene encoding uncharacterized protein LOC119084396, with amino-acid sequence MLKITLLCLVALVAGVHSHGRLMRPTSRSSVWRVPEFQSLNPPTNWNDNELFCGGRHQANNPGTDCGVCGDSINNASPRANEMRGQWYRGIITGRYTAGQIIDIDVDMTQYHRGFMEFRLCTAPGNGAGETQACFNQHLLQRADGGGSRTEVTRTGWYAMRYRLPANVRCARCVIQWNYRAGNNWGQCPDGSGALGCGPQETFRGCADVTIN; translated from the exons atgttgaaaattactttgcTTTGCTTGGTAGCATTGGTTGCTGGCGTTCATTCCCATGGACGTTTAATGAGGCCGACGAGCCGATc GTCGGTATGGAGAGTGCCCGAATTCCAATCCTTAAATCCACCCACCAACTGGAATGACAATGAACTATTTTGTGGTGGCAGACATCAAGCCAATAATCCCGGCACTGATTGCGGAGTCTGTGGtgattcaataaataatgCCTCGCCAAGAGCAAACGAAATGCGTGGACAATGGTACAGAGGCATCATTACTGGACGCTATACTGCCGGACAAATCATTGACATCGATGTCGATATGACCCAATATCACAGAGGTTTCATGGAATTCCGATTGTGTACGGCACCTGGAAATGGAGCCGGTGAAACTCAAGCTTGCTTCAACCAACATCTTTTGCAAAGAGCTGACGGTGGCGGCAGCAGAACTGAAGTTACCCGCACTGGATGGTATGCCATGCGATACCGTTTACCAGCTAATGTACGATGTGCCCGCTGCGTCATTCAATGGAATTACCGAGCAG GTAACAACTGGGGTCAGTGTCCCGATGGCAGTGGAGCTCTTGGATGCGGACCACAAGAAACTTTCAGAGGCTGTGCTGATGTTACAATCAATTAA